The Leucoraja erinacea ecotype New England chromosome 19, Leri_hhj_1, whole genome shotgun sequence genome has a segment encoding these proteins:
- the LOC129706240 gene encoding putative nuclease HARBI1 — MGALVVVPLGLEHDQEQEERAERKARLARVLQRRKERRAVPRRPYSPRVYKEPRSYLQLSEEQCIQRLRFSKAVVTEICQLLQAELQPRTRAWTALPVEVKVTVTLNFLASGSFQAAAAADLCHISQFAAHCCIRDVTDALHSKREDFISFPASSDQQTERAKGFASIAGFPKVQGAIDCTHVALRTPHVKPELYRNHKGFHSLNVQLLCDHEQKFLMVNAMYPGSTRDAFILRQSKVPGMFQPPQHLDGWLLGDKDYPLLPWLLTPIRSPASTSHYNYIRSHRATWGLVKNAIRLLKMRFRCLDRSGGALQYSPERVSRFIVVCCMLHNLAIMRGQPLPDDQMHPDDEDSEDHNDDDDEEEEEDEEEEENVDEEEDGEQENGRKREALSGRTIRACLIARRFSGTLMFTHPGTVTFLYPVKPDHATV, encoded by the coding sequence ATGGGTGCTTTGGTAGTTGTCCCACTGGGCTTAGAGCACGATCAAGAGCAAGAGGAGAGAGCTGAACGGAAAGCCAGACTTGCCAGGGTGCTCCAAAGGAGGAAAGAAAGAAGGGCTGTTCCCCGGAGGCCCTACAGCCCGAGAGTCTACAAGGAGCCCCGCTCCTACCTACAGCTCTCTGAGGAGCAATGCATCCAGAGGCTGAGGTTTTCCAAGGCAGTGGTGACGGAGATCTGTCAACTTCTGCAGGCGGAGCTGCAGCCACGCACCCGAGCCTGGACTGCCCTGCCAGTGGAGGTGAAGGTCACCGTCACCCTGAACTTCTTGGCCTCAGGCTCCTTccaggcggcggcggcagcggaccTCTGCCACATTTCGCAGTTTGCGGCACACTGCTGCATTCGGGATGTCACGGACGCCCTCCACTCAAAGAGAGAGGACTTCATCTCCTTCCCCGCGAGCAGCGATCAACAGACTGAGCGAGCAAAAGGGTTTGCCAGCATTGCCGGTTTCCCCAAGGTTCAGGGAGCGATAGACTGCACTCACGTGGCTCTGCGGACTCCCCACGTGAAGCCGGAGCTGTACAGGAATCACAAGGGCTTCCACTCCCTGAATGTGCAGCTTCTGTGTGACCACGAGCAGAAGTTCCTCATGGTGAATGCCATGTACCCTGGGAGCACCCGTGACGCATTCATCCTCAGGCAGTCCAAGGTGCCCGGCATGTTTCAGCCACCACAGCACTTGGACGGTTGGCTCTTGGGAGATAAAGACTATCCACTCCTGCCATGGCTCCTCACTCCTATCCGGTCTCCTGCAAGCACATCACACTACAATTACATCCGCAGTCACAGGGCCACCTGGGGTCTGGTGAAAAATGCCATCAGGCTCCTCAAGATGAGATTCCGGTGCCTGGACCGATCTGGCGGCGCCCTCCAGTACTCACCGGAGAGGGTCTCGCGTTTCATCGTTGTCTGCTGCATGCTGCATAATCTGGCCATTATGAGGGGACAACCATTACCCGATGACCAGATGCATCCAGATGATGAGGACAGCGAAGAtcataatgatgatgatgatgaagaagaggaggaagatgaagaggaggaggaaaacgTCGAcgaggaggaggatggggagcAAGAGAATGGCAGGAAAAGAGAGGCCTTGTCTGGACGTACCATTCGGGCATGTCTCATAGCCCGGAGATTCTCCGGAACTCTGATGTTTACGCACCCAGGCACAGTGACATTCCTATACCCAGTGAAGCCAGATCATGCCACCGTGTGA